A single Pseudomonas sp. MM223 DNA region contains:
- the ureE gene encoding Urease accessory protein UreE (*Name ureE): MIVLTRRINEPGALAVSGTVTLDVDSRIKSRLRVTLDDGREAGLMLERGHLLRGGELLADAEGSLLIRVLAAPEAVSTVRCADPHLLARAAYHLGNRHVPLQIEPGLLRFQHDHVLDDMLRGLGLTVEAEQAPFEPEAGAYQSAPHGHSHAHGHDHPFVRLPAHS, from the coding sequence ATGATTGTCTTGACCCGCCGTATCAATGAGCCCGGTGCGCTTGCTGTAAGCGGCACCGTCACCCTGGACGTGGACAGCCGCATCAAGAGCCGCCTGCGGGTAACCCTGGACGATGGGCGCGAAGCCGGGCTCATGCTTGAGCGCGGCCACCTGCTGCGTGGGGGTGAACTGCTTGCCGATGCCGAGGGCAGCCTGCTGATCCGCGTGCTGGCGGCGCCCGAGGCCGTGTCGACGGTGCGCTGCGCCGACCCGCACCTGCTGGCCCGCGCGGCCTATCACTTGGGCAACCGCCACGTGCCCCTGCAGATCGAGCCGGGCCTGCTGCGCTTCCAGCACGACCATGTGCTGGACGACATGCTGCGTGGCCTGGGCCTGACGGTCGAAGCCGAACAGGCACCCTTTGAACCCGAAGCGGGGGCCTACCAGAGTGCACCGCATGGCCACAGCCACGCCCACGGCCACGATCACCCGTTCGTGCGCCTGCCTGCCCATTCCTGA
- the mdoB_1 gene encoding Phosphoglycerol transferase I (*Name mdoB_1) codes for MKSLSDHPRTRLAALATLVLVIPLGTRAMLGWSNPLGYLSDLALGSLLILLLHRRPWWLALPVLLAWAALWVASAELVSAVGRLPTSADLTYLVDPQFMENSTGGGLAHAWLPVAMGAGLLAWLATAWRSRTQRSMPLPRKAWAIPVLLFGAHWGSQQLAPTDADQWRQYNLTHQLMSAGVGNLERTVEGWMGHTQTFTPLASSGLTQSDLHGQRLLAGPGSARNLLVITVEGIPGAYLRPNRQALHSRFDEDLMPKVSQWAERGMNTPDYVLHTHQTIRGLYAMLCGDYDKLANGTPKGVELLTQNERNQACLPAQLRQAGFTTHYLQGAGLRFMAKDRIMPHIGFDSVHGLEWFRNKNYLDFPWGKDDRAFFEGALDYVGQLQKQDKPWMLTLLTVGTHQPYSAPAEYLERYDTPKQAAVAYLDDALGAFLDNLERQGVLKNTLVVVTSDESHGIDGVRLASSWGFNLTLAPEQAQLPPIKRGTYGHVDLATSVLDYFALPIPMALGGRSLYRDYDTGREMISYTNGMLRYHNGQGVFTECDFQQRCRRYASEGFIADQARYLGPGDSLLGQQIGALAGVLDQSLLQTPLNLRYQFGGPSPIKLRKRIHDDWADNLIGAQYLEMPEGSHTRVRVKVRSLDPKRVAYIQLKAKQLEQDVPLGLPAEVRVTADEPLEMEFSFDNPTERKAFSFHLLGYGGGKVEVSDFSVITALPGEDEAADELNERHIAHSG; via the coding sequence GTGAAGAGCCTGTCAGACCACCCACGTACACGGCTTGCCGCGTTGGCAACCCTGGTACTGGTGATCCCACTGGGTACGCGCGCCATGCTGGGCTGGTCCAACCCGCTCGGCTACCTGTCCGACCTCGCCCTCGGCAGCTTGCTCATTTTGCTGCTGCACCGTCGGCCATGGTGGCTGGCCCTGCCCGTATTGCTGGCCTGGGCAGCCCTGTGGGTGGCTTCGGCCGAACTGGTAAGCGCAGTGGGCCGGTTGCCCACCAGCGCCGACCTGACGTACCTGGTCGACCCACAGTTCATGGAGAATTCGACCGGCGGCGGCCTGGCTCACGCCTGGCTGCCTGTGGCCATGGGTGCCGGCTTGCTGGCCTGGCTGGCCACCGCCTGGCGCAGCCGCACCCAGCGCAGCATGCCGCTGCCACGCAAGGCCTGGGCCATCCCGGTGCTGCTGTTTGGTGCCCACTGGGGTAGCCAGCAACTGGCACCTACCGACGCCGACCAGTGGCGGCAATACAACCTCACCCACCAACTGATGTCGGCCGGGGTCGGCAACCTGGAACGCACGGTTGAAGGCTGGATGGGCCACACCCAAACGTTCACGCCGCTGGCCAGCAGTGGCCTGACCCAATCCGACCTGCACGGGCAGCGCCTGCTGGCCGGGCCTGGCAGCGCTCGCAACCTGCTGGTCATCACCGTGGAAGGTATCCCCGGGGCCTACCTGCGGCCCAACCGCCAGGCCCTGCACAGCCGCTTCGACGAAGACCTGATGCCCAAGGTCAGCCAATGGGCCGAGCGCGGCATGAACACCCCCGATTATGTGCTGCATACCCACCAGACCATCCGCGGCCTGTATGCGATGCTGTGTGGTGATTACGACAAGCTGGCCAATGGCACGCCAAAGGGCGTCGAGCTGCTGACCCAGAACGAACGCAACCAGGCCTGCCTGCCAGCGCAACTGCGCCAGGCCGGCTTTACCACCCACTACCTGCAAGGTGCCGGCCTGCGCTTCATGGCCAAGGACCGTATCATGCCGCATATCGGCTTCGACTCGGTGCATGGCCTGGAGTGGTTCCGCAACAAGAACTACCTGGACTTCCCTTGGGGCAAGGATGACCGGGCCTTCTTCGAAGGTGCCCTGGATTACGTCGGCCAACTGCAAAAACAGGACAAGCCGTGGATGCTGACGCTGCTCACCGTGGGTACCCACCAGCCGTACTCTGCGCCAGCCGAGTACCTTGAGCGCTATGACACGCCCAAACAGGCAGCGGTCGCCTACCTGGACGATGCGCTCGGGGCGTTTCTCGACAACCTCGAACGCCAGGGCGTGCTGAAGAACACCCTGGTGGTCGTGACCTCCGACGAATCCCATGGTATCGATGGCGTACGCCTGGCGTCGTCCTGGGGCTTCAACCTCACCCTGGCGCCGGAGCAGGCGCAACTGCCGCCTATCAAACGCGGCACCTACGGCCATGTCGACCTGGCCACCTCCGTGCTCGACTACTTTGCGCTGCCTATCCCCATGGCGCTGGGCGGCCGCTCGCTGTACCGCGACTACGACACGGGCCGCGAGATGATTTCCTACACCAACGGCATGTTGCGCTACCACAACGGCCAGGGTGTCTTCACCGAGTGCGACTTCCAGCAACGCTGCCGGCGTTACGCCAGCGAAGGCTTTATTGCCGACCAGGCCCGCTACCTGGGCCCGGGCGACAGCCTGCTCGGCCAGCAGATCGGCGCCCTGGCCGGGGTGCTCGACCAGTCACTGCTGCAAACCCCGCTCAACCTGCGTTACCAGTTCGGCGGCCCTTCGCCGATCAAGTTGCGCAAGCGCATCCACGATGACTGGGCCGACAACCTGATCGGCGCCCAGTACCTGGAAATGCCGGAAGGCTCGCATACCCGCGTGCGGGTCAAGGTGCGCTCGCTGGACCCCAAACGTGTGGCTTACATCCAGCTCAAGGCCAAGCAGCTGGAGCAGGACGTACCGTTGGGCTTGCCTGCTGAAGTAAGGGTCACCGCCGACGAACCCCTGGAAATGGAGTTCAGCTTTGACAACCCGACCGAGCGCAAAGCGTTTTCCTTCCACTTGCTGGGCTACGGCGGCGGCAAGGTGGAGGTCAGTGACTTCAGCGTGATCACCGCGCTGCCCGGCGAAGATGAAGCGGCGGATGAACTGAACGAGCGGCATATCGCCCATTCGGGCTGA
- the ureA gene encoding Urease subunit gamma (*Name ureA): protein MELTPREKDKLLLFTAALLAERRLARGLKLNYPEAVALISAAVLEGARDGRTVAELMSQGREVLTREQVMPGIAEMLHDVQVEATFPDGTKLVTVHDPIV, encoded by the coding sequence ATGGAGCTTACCCCAAGAGAGAAAGACAAACTGCTGCTGTTCACCGCCGCATTACTGGCAGAACGGCGCCTGGCCCGTGGCCTGAAGCTCAACTACCCGGAGGCCGTGGCGTTGATCAGTGCCGCTGTGCTCGAAGGCGCCCGCGATGGCCGTACCGTTGCCGAGCTGATGAGCCAAGGGCGCGAAGTGCTGACCCGCGAGCAGGTGATGCCCGGCATTGCCGAAATGCTTCACGACGTGCAGGTCGAAGCGACCTTCCCGGATGGCACCAAACTGGTGACCGTGCATGACCCCATTGTCTGA
- the pnuC gene encoding Nicotinamide riboside transporter PnuC (*Name pnuC): MSGLELIAAVLGVTAVWLTVKQNAWCWPIGLVMVLIYGWLFYEVKLYSGMLLQVAYALLQVYGWWQWKRPGHAEDARQVSRLQPQALFTGLAAGVLLSAALGAAMANWTDAALPWLDATLTGFSLVAQLWMAQKRLQCWPLWVVVDIVYVGQYLHQQLYFTAGFFAVLTLIAVRGWLEWRRDPALVQP; encoded by the coding sequence ATGTCCGGCCTTGAACTCATCGCCGCCGTCCTCGGCGTCACCGCTGTCTGGCTAACAGTCAAGCAGAACGCCTGGTGCTGGCCGATCGGCCTGGTCATGGTGCTGATCTATGGCTGGCTGTTCTACGAGGTAAAGTTGTACTCGGGCATGCTGCTGCAAGTGGCCTACGCCCTCCTGCAAGTCTATGGCTGGTGGCAGTGGAAACGGCCCGGCCACGCTGAAGACGCCCGCCAGGTCTCCCGCCTGCAACCCCAGGCGCTGTTCACCGGCCTGGCTGCCGGGGTACTGCTGAGCGCAGCCTTGGGCGCGGCCATGGCCAACTGGACCGATGCAGCCCTGCCCTGGCTGGACGCTACCCTCACCGGCTTCAGCCTGGTCGCGCAACTGTGGATGGCCCAGAAGCGCCTGCAATGCTGGCCGCTGTGGGTAGTGGTAGACATCGTCTATGTGGGCCAATACCTGCACCAGCAGCTGTATTTCACCGCGGGGTTCTTCGCCGTGCTTACCTTGATTGCCGTGCGCGGCTGGCTGGAATGGCGCCGAGACCCTGCGTTGGTGCAACCATGA
- the xerC_6 gene encoding Tyrosine recombinase XerC (*Name xerC_6) yields the protein MYVVLTRFRIFPVRRRPPLRYRIHVLSDLSKNPLLQYMARLAPSSQQTMRYILQDAADRLGFVDCNVVDVPWHRLEPGHVIALVSALRADGYAPNSSSLYVNAIRGVMNEAWRQGLIDHEQLLRIREVKPATGSRLPPGRNLRRSLIRELMDVCASDPRPQGVRDAAIIALLYGTGMRKSESVDIDLAQVDFEARSLQVVGKGNHQLIKYAPPWAFEKLQAWLDLRRQDLPAGAEDDPFLFNRIRRGSHITRARITKHAIYYIARQRGAQVGVKIMPHDFRRAFITRVIEEHDLSIAQKLAHHANIQTTAIYDRRDDNERRRAVDRFDY from the coding sequence ATGTATGTCGTTTTGACTCGCTTCAGGATTTTCCCGGTTCGCCGCCGGCCGCCGCTTCGCTACAGGATTCACGTTTTGTCCGATCTCTCGAAAAATCCGCTGCTGCAGTACATGGCCCGTCTGGCCCCATCCAGCCAGCAGACCATGCGCTACATCCTTCAGGACGCCGCCGACCGGCTGGGCTTTGTCGATTGCAATGTCGTCGATGTGCCCTGGCATCGGCTCGAGCCCGGCCACGTGATCGCCCTGGTGTCGGCCTTGCGTGCGGACGGTTACGCGCCCAACAGTTCATCGTTGTACGTCAACGCCATTCGCGGTGTGATGAACGAGGCCTGGCGCCAAGGCCTGATCGACCATGAGCAGTTGTTGCGCATTCGCGAGGTCAAGCCAGCCACTGGCAGCCGCCTGCCGCCAGGGCGCAACCTGCGGCGCAGCCTGATTCGCGAGCTGATGGATGTGTGTGCATCCGACCCGCGGCCGCAGGGGGTACGCGACGCGGCGATCATCGCCTTGCTGTATGGCACCGGCATGCGCAAGTCGGAGTCGGTGGACATCGACCTGGCTCAGGTCGATTTCGAGGCACGCAGCCTGCAGGTGGTGGGCAAGGGCAACCACCAGCTAATCAAGTATGCACCGCCCTGGGCGTTCGAGAAGCTGCAAGCGTGGCTGGATTTGCGCCGTCAGGACCTGCCGGCAGGAGCAGAAGACGACCCGTTCCTGTTCAACCGCATCCGCCGCGGTAGCCATATCACCCGGGCACGTATTACCAAGCATGCGATCTACTACATTGCCCGCCAGCGCGGTGCGCAAGTAGGGGTGAAAATCATGCCGCACGACTTCCGCCGGGCGTTCATCACCCGGGTGATCGAAGAGCATGACCTGTCGATTGCCCAGAAGCTGGCGCACCATGCCAACATCCAGACCACGGCTATCTATGACCGGCGTGACGACAACGAACGCCGGCGTGCGGTGGACCGCTTCGATTACTAA
- the ureD gene encoding Urease accessory protein UreD (*Name ureD) → MSLAEQIEQQQDDAGWSAHLQLRFVRRDDVTRLGARRHFGPLLVQRPFYPEGAPCHVYVLHPPGGIVAGDRLDLDIHLEPRSHALLTMPGASKFYRSIGPTARLVQRFHLAAGSTLEWLPQDSIFFSGARASLHSRFTLEPGARLLAWETLCLGRPVMNERFEQGALDSRLHIEVPDEVGLHERLRIEGGRLDKLGGHPLLATFCAAPADQAVLEQVRPLLDELANPAGATLLGSLLVIRVLDHDNQHLQRTLQRLWHVLRPAILGLPACPPRIWAT, encoded by the coding sequence ATGTCGCTCGCGGAGCAGATTGAACAACAACAAGACGATGCAGGCTGGAGCGCCCACCTGCAGTTGCGCTTTGTCCGGCGCGACGATGTGACCCGCCTTGGTGCGCGTCGGCATTTCGGACCTCTTTTGGTGCAGCGGCCCTTTTACCCGGAAGGTGCACCGTGCCATGTCTATGTACTGCACCCGCCAGGTGGCATCGTCGCCGGCGACCGCCTTGACCTGGATATCCACCTGGAACCCCGCAGCCATGCGCTGCTGACCATGCCCGGTGCCAGCAAGTTCTACCGCAGCATCGGCCCGACCGCGCGGCTGGTGCAGCGTTTTCACCTGGCCGCCGGCAGTACCCTGGAGTGGCTGCCACAAGACAGCATCTTCTTTTCCGGCGCCCGCGCCAGCCTCCACAGCCGTTTCACCCTCGAACCCGGGGCGCGTTTGCTGGCCTGGGAAACCCTGTGCCTGGGGCGCCCGGTCATGAACGAGCGTTTCGAGCAAGGCGCCCTGGACAGCCGTTTGCATATCGAAGTGCCTGACGAAGTCGGCCTGCATGAGCGCCTGCGTATCGAAGGCGGGCGCCTGGACAAGCTTGGCGGCCACCCGCTGCTTGCTACGTTCTGTGCGGCACCCGCTGACCAGGCGGTGCTCGAGCAGGTTCGCCCACTGCTTGATGAACTGGCCAACCCGGCCGGCGCGACCCTGCTGGGGTCATTGCTGGTTATCCGCGTGCTTGACCATGACAACCAACACCTGCAACGCACCCTGCAACGCCTTTGGCATGTGCTGCGCCCGGCCATTCTTGGCCTGCCAGCCTGCCCACCGCGTATCTGGGCCACCTGA
- the ureG gene encoding Urease accessory protein UreG (*Name ureG), giving the protein MQSYQQPLRVGVGGPVGSGKTALLEALCKAMRDHYQIAVVTNDIYTKEDQRILTEAGALEPERIVGVETGGCPHTAIREDASMNLAAVEALARKFGNLEVIFVESGGDNLSATFSPELADLTIYVIDVAEGEKIPRKGGPGITKSDFLVINKTDLAPYVGASLEVMERDTQRMRPQRPWTFSNLKKGEGLQAVIDFIVERGMLGVRG; this is encoded by the coding sequence ATGCAAAGCTATCAACAACCCCTGCGCGTCGGTGTCGGCGGCCCGGTCGGCTCTGGCAAGACTGCACTGCTGGAAGCGCTGTGCAAGGCCATGCGCGACCACTACCAGATCGCCGTGGTTACCAACGACATCTACACCAAGGAAGACCAGCGCATCCTCACCGAGGCAGGTGCCCTGGAGCCAGAGCGAATTGTGGGCGTGGAAACCGGCGGTTGCCCGCATACGGCGATTCGTGAAGACGCCTCGATGAACCTGGCTGCCGTCGAGGCACTGGCGCGCAAGTTTGGCAACCTGGAGGTAATTTTCGTCGAAAGCGGCGGTGACAACCTTAGCGCCACGTTCAGCCCGGAGCTTGCCGACCTGACCATTTACGTGATCGATGTGGCCGAGGGCGAGAAGATCCCGCGCAAGGGCGGCCCGGGCATTACCAAGTCGGACTTCCTGGTGATCAACAAGACCGACCTGGCGCCTTATGTAGGGGCGTCATTGGAAGTGATGGAGCGCGACACCCAGCGCATGCGGCCGCAGCGGCCTTGGACCTTCAGCAACCTGAAGAAAGGCGAGGGGTTGCAGGCGGTGATCGACTTTATTGTCGAGCGTGGGATGCTGGGCGTACGCGGCTGA
- the ureB gene encoding Urease subunit beta (*Name ureB): MIPGEIQVADGDIELNSGRETVSVSVANHGDRPVQVGSHYHFYEVNDALVFDRAPTLGFRLDIPAGTAVRFEPGQARTVQLVAYAGKREVYGFQGKVMGPLEGRV, from the coding sequence ATGATCCCAGGTGAAATCCAGGTTGCCGACGGCGACATCGAGCTGAACAGTGGCCGGGAAACGGTCAGTGTCAGTGTGGCCAACCATGGCGACCGGCCGGTGCAGGTTGGCTCGCACTACCACTTCTACGAAGTCAACGACGCGCTGGTGTTCGACCGTGCGCCAACCCTGGGCTTTCGCCTGGATATTCCGGCCGGTACTGCCGTGCGTTTCGAGCCGGGCCAGGCGCGCACCGTGCAACTGGTGGCCTACGCCGGCAAGCGCGAGGTTTATGGCTTTCAGGGCAAGGTGATGGGCCCGCTGGAGGGCAGGGTATGA
- the ureF gene encoding Urease accessory protein UreF (*Name ureF) has product MDSDLALLRLLQLASPGLPVGGFTYSQGLEWAVEAGWVKGADGFAAWQREQVDDTLACLDWPVLARLYHACQAGDAEAFGHWSRFLLANRETTELRLEEQQRGAALARLLDGWQLGQAPAWRASLELTQLGGMAWLAAHWSIPLRSLALGYGFAWLEGAVMAGVKLVPFGQQAAQTLLRDLGTGLPAALDQALALGDDQLGGGLPLLAIASSRHETQYTRLFRS; this is encoded by the coding sequence ATGGACAGCGACCTGGCATTGCTGCGCCTGCTGCAACTGGCCAGCCCCGGCCTGCCGGTGGGTGGCTTCACCTACTCGCAAGGCCTGGAGTGGGCGGTGGAGGCTGGCTGGGTAAAGGGTGCGGACGGTTTCGCTGCCTGGCAGCGCGAACAGGTCGACGACACCTTGGCCTGCCTCGACTGGCCGGTGCTGGCGCGCCTGTACCACGCTTGCCAGGCTGGGGACGCCGAGGCGTTCGGCCACTGGAGCCGTTTTTTGCTGGCCAACCGCGAAACCACCGAGCTGCGACTGGAAGAGCAACAACGTGGCGCTGCGCTGGCGCGGCTGCTTGACGGCTGGCAACTGGGCCAGGCCCCGGCCTGGCGCGCCAGCCTTGAATTGACCCAACTGGGCGGTATGGCCTGGCTGGCTGCGCACTGGTCAATCCCGCTGCGCTCGCTGGCGCTTGGCTATGGCTTTGCCTGGCTGGAGGGCGCGGTAATGGCTGGGGTCAAGCTGGTGCCATTCGGCCAGCAGGCTGCCCAGACCTTGCTGCGCGACCTGGGCACCGGCCTGCCCGCAGCCCTCGACCAGGCACTGGCCCTGGGCGATGACCAGCTCGGTGGCGGCTTGCCATTGCTGGCAATTGCCTCATCGCGTCACGAAACCCAATACACCCGTTTGTTCCGTTCCTGA
- the ureC gene encoding Urease subunit alpha (*Name ureC), protein MSRISRQAYADMFGPTVGDRVRLADTALWVEVEKDYTLYGEEVKFGGGKVIRDGMGQGQMLAAEAMDLVLTNALIIDHWGIVKADIGIKHGRIAVIGKAGNPDVQPGVNVPVGPGTEVIAAEGKIVTAGGVDSHIHFICPQQVDEALNSGVTTFIGGGTGPATGTNATTCTPGPWYLARMLQAADSLPINIGLLGKGNASRPEALREQIAAGAVGLKLHEDWGSTPAAIDCCLGVAEEMDIQVAIHTDTLNESGCIEDTLAAIGDRTIHTFHTEGAGGGHAPDIIRAAGQANVLPSSTNPTLPYTVNTVDEHLDMLMVCHHLDPSIAEDVAFAESRIRRETIAAEDILHDMGAFAMTSSDSQAMGRVGEVVLRTWQVAHQMKLRRGPLAPDTAYSDNFRVKRYIAKYTINPALTHGIGHEVGSVEAGKLADLVLWSPAFFAVKPALVIKGGMIVTAPMGDINGSIPTPQPVHYRPMFGALGAARHATRMTFLPQAAMDNGLAETLNLRSLIGVVSGCRTVRKPDMVHNTLQPLIEVDAQTYQVRADGELLVCEPASELPLAQRYFLF, encoded by the coding sequence ATGAGCCGTATTTCCCGCCAGGCCTACGCCGACATGTTCGGCCCCACTGTGGGCGACCGGGTGCGGTTGGCCGACACAGCGTTGTGGGTAGAGGTAGAGAAGGACTACACCCTCTACGGCGAAGAAGTGAAGTTTGGCGGTGGCAAGGTCATCCGCGACGGCATGGGGCAGGGCCAGATGCTGGCCGCCGAGGCCATGGACCTGGTGCTGACCAACGCCCTGATCATCGACCACTGGGGCATCGTCAAGGCCGACATCGGCATCAAGCACGGGCGTATCGCGGTCATCGGCAAGGCCGGTAACCCGGATGTGCAGCCGGGCGTCAATGTACCCGTGGGCCCCGGCACCGAAGTGATCGCGGCCGAGGGCAAGATCGTCACCGCCGGTGGTGTCGATTCGCATATCCACTTCATCTGCCCGCAGCAGGTGGACGAGGCACTGAACAGTGGCGTTACCACCTTTATCGGCGGCGGCACCGGGCCGGCCACCGGCACCAATGCCACCACCTGTACGCCTGGCCCCTGGTACCTGGCGCGCATGCTGCAGGCCGCCGACAGCCTACCGATCAACATCGGTTTGCTGGGCAAGGGCAATGCCTCCCGGCCAGAAGCGCTGCGTGAGCAGATTGCGGCCGGTGCGGTGGGCCTCAAGCTGCATGAGGACTGGGGCTCGACCCCGGCGGCTATCGATTGCTGCCTGGGTGTTGCCGAGGAAATGGACATCCAGGTGGCGATCCATACCGATACCCTCAACGAGTCCGGCTGCATCGAAGACACCTTGGCCGCCATCGGTGACCGCACCATCCATACCTTCCACACCGAAGGTGCCGGCGGTGGCCATGCGCCGGACATCATCCGCGCTGCGGGGCAGGCCAACGTGCTGCCTTCCTCGACCAACCCGACCTTGCCGTACACGGTCAACACCGTGGACGAGCACCTGGACATGCTCATGGTTTGCCACCACCTGGACCCGAGCATCGCCGAGGACGTGGCCTTTGCCGAATCGCGCATCCGCCGCGAAACCATTGCTGCCGAGGACATCCTCCACGACATGGGCGCCTTTGCCATGACTTCGTCCGATTCCCAGGCCATGGGCCGGGTCGGCGAGGTGGTGTTGCGCACCTGGCAGGTTGCCCACCAGATGAAACTGCGCCGTGGGCCTTTGGCGCCAGACACGGCCTACAGCGACAACTTCCGGGTCAAGCGCTACATCGCCAAGTACACCATCAACCCGGCGCTGACCCACGGCATCGGCCACGAAGTAGGCTCGGTAGAGGCGGGCAAGCTGGCCGACCTGGTGCTGTGGTCGCCGGCGTTTTTCGCGGTAAAACCGGCCCTGGTGATCAAAGGCGGCATGATCGTCACCGCGCCCATGGGCGACATCAATGGTTCTATCCCCACCCCGCAGCCCGTGCACTACCGGCCAATGTTCGGCGCCCTCGGCGCCGCACGGCATGCCACGCGCATGACGTTCCTGCCCCAGGCAGCAATGGACAATGGCCTGGCCGAAACGCTGAACCTGCGCAGCCTGATTGGCGTGGTCAGTGGCTGCCGTACGGTGCGCAAGCCGGACATGGTCCACAACACCCTGCAGCCGCTGATCGAGGTTGATGCGCAGACCTACCAGGTGCGTGCCGATGGCGAGTTGCTGGTCTGTGAACCCGCCAGCGAACTGCCGCTGGCACAGCGTTACTTCCTGTTTTGA